A window of Thermosynechococcus sp. NK55a contains these coding sequences:
- a CDS encoding energy-coupling factor ABC transporter ATP-binding protein yields MSIVQKPMAAISTAIHLKEVSFGWSPEVLVLDQVSLEIPRGQLWMLLGRNGSGKSTLVRILGGLLQPQRGEVYVEQPLGFVFQNPDHQLVMPSVGADIAFSLNGEALNYWQVRERVSAALQAVNLQGLERRPIYALSGGQKQRVAIAGAIARHCRVLLLDEPTALLDPDSQRELLGYVRQLVNTQGMTALWVTHRLDELAQADGAIVLDRGKVIGQGAPTDMIPLLHA; encoded by the coding sequence ATGAGTATTGTCCAAAAACCCATGGCGGCAATCTCCACAGCAATTCATCTCAAAGAGGTCTCCTTTGGCTGGTCGCCAGAGGTTTTAGTGCTGGATCAGGTATCGTTAGAAATCCCGCGGGGGCAACTGTGGATGCTCCTAGGCCGCAATGGTAGTGGTAAGTCAACACTGGTGCGTATTTTGGGGGGACTTTTGCAGCCCCAAAGGGGTGAAGTCTATGTAGAGCAGCCCCTTGGCTTTGTCTTCCAGAACCCCGATCACCAACTGGTGATGCCGAGTGTGGGTGCCGATATTGCCTTTAGTCTCAATGGTGAAGCTCTGAACTATTGGCAGGTGCGTGAGCGCGTCAGTGCTGCTCTGCAAGCGGTAAATTTACAGGGGTTAGAACGCCGTCCCATCTATGCCCTCAGTGGTGGCCAAAAACAGCGGGTAGCTATTGCCGGGGCGATTGCTCGCCATTGCCGGGTGCTGTTGCTCGATGAACCCACGGCACTCCTTGACCCCGATAGCCAGCGGGAACTCTTGGGCTATGTGCGCCAACTGGTCAACACTCAAGGGATGACGGCGCTGTGGGTCACCCATCGCCTCGATGAACTAGCGCAAGCGGATGGTGCCATTGTTCTCGATCGCGGCAAAGTGATTGGCCAAGGGGCACCCACCGATATGATTCCTCTGCTGCACGCTTGA